From the Amycolatopsis thermoflava N1165 genome, one window contains:
- a CDS encoding DUF1622 domain-containing protein: MTFSGVMEHVAQGFEAAGAFALVAGLLWSLVVAARLWRKEGNRRGYRALRETFGGVLLLGLEILVAADLIRTVAVTPTLESVAVLGLIVLIRTFLSFSLQVEIDGVPPWRRALASGATTIARAAQANRSTPAVSRSAAVTASTQEES; encoded by the coding sequence ATGACGTTCTCCGGGGTGATGGAGCACGTCGCACAGGGTTTCGAGGCGGCGGGGGCATTCGCGCTGGTCGCCGGACTGCTGTGGTCGCTGGTCGTCGCGGCTCGGCTGTGGCGGAAGGAGGGCAACCGCAGGGGGTACCGCGCGCTGCGGGAGACGTTCGGCGGGGTGCTGTTGCTGGGGCTGGAGATCCTCGTCGCGGCGGACCTGATCCGGACGGTAGCGGTCACGCCGACCCTGGAGAGCGTCGCCGTCCTAGGGCTGATCGTGCTGATCCGCACCTTCCTCAGTTTCTCCTTGCAGGTCGAAATCGACGGGGTCCCGCCCTGGCGGCGCGCCCTCGCCAGTGGGGCCACCACAATCGCCCGCGCCGCGCAGGCCAACCGGAGCACACCGGCTGTCAGCCGTAGCGCGGCCGTCACGGCATCGACGCAGGAGGAGTCATGA
- a CDS encoding MarR family winged helix-turn-helix transcriptional regulator has translation MSPKRNEPDWLTPEQQRAWLAYIRVQLRLRYEMNRQLQADSDISLADYDVLTALSVAPEGRLQMTALANHIGWERTRTSHHARRMEGRGLLRLRQSTVDRRAIEVSLSDKGRALLADAAPGHVKLVKDLFFAGLSEDLLPSLTEAMEGVYETLLARGTLPPPPV, from the coding sequence ATGTCACCTAAACGCAACGAGCCGGACTGGCTCACCCCGGAGCAGCAGCGCGCCTGGCTCGCCTACATCCGCGTCCAGCTGCGTCTTCGCTACGAGATGAACCGCCAGTTGCAGGCCGACAGTGACATCTCTCTCGCCGACTACGACGTGCTGACCGCGTTGAGCGTCGCGCCCGAAGGGCGCCTGCAGATGACGGCGCTGGCGAACCACATCGGCTGGGAACGCACCCGCACCTCGCACCACGCCCGCCGCATGGAGGGCCGCGGGCTGCTCCGACTGCGACAGTCCACCGTGGACCGCCGCGCGATCGAGGTGAGCCTCAGCGACAAGGGGCGCGCCCTGCTCGCGGACGCCGCGCCCGGCCACGTGAAACTGGTGAAGGACCTGTTCTTCGCCGGCCTGTCCGAGGACCTGCTGCCGTCGCTGACCGAAGCGATGGAGGGCGTCTACGAGACCCTCCTGGCCCGCGGAACGCTGCCGCCACCCCCGGTGTAG
- a CDS encoding SDR family oxidoreductase, with amino-acid sequence MTVLTGKTAVITGATSGIGLAAARRFAAEGARLFITGRREDALKEAAATIDGEVTAVRVDSADLADLDRLYATIGEQGLRIDVLWANAGGGSFATLDQVTEQHFDEIFGTNVRGTLFTVQKALPLLNDGASVILTGSTAATVGTEAFGVYGASKAAIRSFARTWANELKGRGIRVNTISPGPIDTPGITGLAAGDEEAVELKRTLAGTVPLGRMGRPDEVADVGVFLASGHSSFVTGIEMFVDGGANQV; translated from the coding sequence ATGACGGTTCTCACCGGTAAAACCGCGGTCATCACCGGCGCCACCAGCGGCATCGGCCTCGCCGCGGCGCGGCGCTTCGCCGCCGAAGGCGCCCGGCTGTTCATCACCGGCCGCCGCGAAGACGCGCTGAAGGAGGCGGCCGCCACGATCGACGGCGAGGTCACCGCCGTACGCGTGGACAGCGCCGATCTCGCCGACCTCGACCGGCTCTACGCCACGATCGGCGAGCAGGGCCTGCGCATCGACGTGCTGTGGGCCAACGCGGGCGGCGGCTCGTTCGCCACCCTGGACCAGGTGACCGAACAGCACTTCGACGAAATCTTCGGCACCAACGTGCGCGGCACGCTCTTCACCGTCCAAAAGGCACTCCCCCTGCTCAACGACGGCGCGTCGGTCATCCTCACCGGGTCGACGGCCGCGACCGTGGGCACCGAGGCGTTCGGCGTCTACGGCGCCTCCAAGGCCGCGATCCGCTCGTTCGCGCGGACCTGGGCCAACGAGCTCAAGGGCCGCGGGATCCGGGTGAACACGATCAGCCCGGGCCCGATCGACACCCCGGGCATCACCGGGCTCGCGGCCGGCGACGAGGAAGCGGTGGAGTTGAAGCGGACGCTCGCCGGCACCGTCCCGTTGGGACGGATGGGGCGGCCCGATGAGGTCGCCGACGTCGGGGTGTTCCTCGCCTCCGGCCACAGCAGCTTCGTCACGGGCATCGAGATGTTCGTCGACGGCGGCGCGAACCAAGTGTGA
- a CDS encoding ATP-binding cassette domain-containing protein, translating to MTKATRKNTQGPATHAADSHDRIRVHGARENNLKDVSVELPKRRLTVFTGVSGSGKSSLVFGTIAAESQRLINETYSAFVQGFMPTLSRPEVDVLDGLTTAIIVDQERMGANPRSTVGTATDANAMLRILFSRLGKPHIGSPQAFSFNVASISGAGAVTVERGGRTVKERRSFNITGGMCLRCEGMGRVSDIDLTQLYDENKSLNEGAVTIPGYSMDGWYGRIFRGCGFFDPDKPIKKFTKKQLDDLLYKEPTKIKVDGINLTYSGLVPTIQKSMLSKDKEAMQPHIRAFVERAVTFATCPECDGTRLSAEARSSKIAGKNIADVCAMQISDLAEWVKGLDEPSVAPLLESLRHTLDSFVEIGLGYLSLDRPAGTLSGGEAQRTKMIRHLGSSLTDVTYVFDEPTIGLHPHDIERMNNLLLQLRDKGNTVLVVEHKPEAIAIADHVVDLGPRAGTEGGEVVYEGTVEGLRASGTLTGRHLDDRARLKPSVREPSGALEVRGANTHNLRDVDVDIPLGVLVVVTGVAGSGKSSLINGSVSGRDGVVTVDQGAIKGSRRSNPATYTGLLEPIRKAFAKVNGVKPALFSANSEGACPTCNGAGVIYTDLAMMAGVATTCEECEGKRFQAEVLEYKLGGRDISEVLAMPVAEALEFFGDGEAKVPAAHRILTHLADVGLGYLTLGQPLTTLSGGERQRLKLATHMGEKGGVLVLDEPTTGLHLADVEQLLALLDRLVDSGKSVIVIEHHQAVMAHADWIIDLGPGAGHDGGQIVFEGTPAELVAKKSTLTGEHLAEYVA from the coding sequence ATGACCAAGGCCACCAGGAAGAACACGCAGGGGCCTGCCACCCACGCCGCCGACAGCCACGACCGCATCCGGGTCCACGGCGCGCGGGAGAACAACCTCAAGGACGTCAGCGTCGAGCTGCCCAAGCGCAGGCTGACCGTGTTCACCGGCGTGTCCGGCTCGGGCAAGAGCTCCCTGGTGTTCGGCACGATCGCCGCGGAGTCGCAGCGGCTCATCAACGAGACCTACAGCGCCTTCGTTCAGGGCTTCATGCCGACGCTGTCCAGACCCGAGGTCGACGTCCTCGACGGCCTCACCACCGCGATCATCGTCGACCAGGAGCGGATGGGCGCCAACCCGCGCTCCACCGTGGGCACCGCCACCGACGCCAACGCGATGCTGCGCATCCTGTTCAGCCGCCTCGGCAAGCCGCACATCGGCTCACCCCAGGCGTTCTCCTTCAACGTCGCCTCCATCAGCGGCGCGGGCGCGGTCACCGTGGAACGCGGCGGCCGCACGGTCAAGGAACGCCGCAGCTTCAACATCACCGGCGGCATGTGCCTGCGCTGCGAGGGCATGGGCCGGGTCTCCGACATCGACCTGACCCAGCTCTACGACGAGAACAAGTCCCTCAACGAGGGCGCGGTCACCATCCCCGGCTACAGCATGGACGGCTGGTACGGCCGCATCTTCCGCGGCTGCGGGTTCTTCGACCCGGACAAGCCGATCAAGAAGTTCACCAAGAAGCAGCTCGACGACCTGCTCTACAAGGAACCGACCAAGATCAAGGTCGACGGCATCAACCTGACCTACTCCGGCCTGGTCCCGACCATCCAGAAGTCGATGCTGTCCAAGGACAAGGAGGCGATGCAGCCGCACATCCGCGCCTTCGTGGAACGCGCGGTCACCTTCGCCACCTGCCCCGAGTGCGACGGCACCCGCCTGTCCGCCGAGGCCCGGTCGTCGAAGATCGCGGGCAAGAACATCGCCGACGTGTGCGCCATGCAGATCAGCGACCTCGCCGAGTGGGTCAAGGGCCTGGACGAGCCGTCGGTGGCGCCGCTGCTGGAATCCCTGCGCCACACCCTGGACTCGTTCGTCGAGATCGGACTCGGCTACCTCAGCCTCGACCGGCCCGCGGGCACGCTCTCCGGCGGCGAAGCGCAGCGCACCAAGATGATCCGCCACCTCGGCTCCTCGCTCACCGACGTCACCTACGTCTTCGACGAGCCGACGATCGGGCTGCACCCGCACGACATCGAACGCATGAACAACCTGCTGCTGCAGCTGCGCGACAAGGGCAACACCGTGCTCGTCGTCGAGCACAAGCCGGAGGCCATCGCCATCGCCGACCACGTCGTCGACCTCGGCCCGCGCGCCGGCACCGAGGGCGGGGAAGTGGTGTACGAGGGCACCGTCGAGGGGCTGCGGGCCAGCGGCACGCTCACCGGGCGGCACCTGGACGACCGGGCGAGGCTGAAGCCGTCGGTGCGTGAGCCGTCCGGCGCGCTGGAGGTCCGGGGCGCGAACACCCACAACCTGCGTGACGTCGACGTGGACATCCCGCTCGGCGTGCTGGTCGTCGTCACCGGTGTCGCGGGCTCGGGCAAGAGCTCGCTCATCAACGGCTCGGTGTCCGGCCGCGACGGTGTCGTGACCGTCGACCAGGGCGCCATCAAGGGCTCGCGGCGCAGCAACCCCGCCACCTACACCGGGCTGCTCGAACCCATCCGCAAAGCCTTCGCCAAGGTCAACGGCGTCAAGCCCGCCCTGTTCAGCGCGAACTCCGAGGGCGCCTGCCCGACCTGCAACGGCGCCGGCGTGATCTACACCGACCTCGCGATGATGGCCGGCGTGGCCACCACCTGCGAGGAGTGCGAAGGCAAGCGGTTCCAGGCCGAGGTGCTGGAGTACAAGCTCGGCGGGCGCGACATCAGCGAGGTGCTCGCGATGCCGGTGGCCGAGGCGCTGGAGTTCTTCGGCGACGGCGAGGCGAAGGTGCCCGCCGCCCACAGGATCCTCACCCACCTGGCCGACGTCGGCCTCGGGTACCTGACGCTGGGGCAGCCGCTGACCACGCTGTCCGGCGGCGAGCGCCAGCGGCTCAAGCTGGCCACGCACATGGGGGAGAAGGGCGGCGTGCTGGTCCTCGACGAGCCGACCACCGGCCTGCACCTGGCCGACGTCGAGCAGCTGCTGGCCCTGCTGGACCGGCTCGTGGACTCCGGCAAGTCGGTCATCGTGATCGAACACCACCAGGCGGTGATGGCCCACGCGGACTGGATCATCGACCTGGGGCCCGGCGCGGGCCACGACGGCGGGCAGATCGTGTTCGAGGGCACCCCGGCCGAGCTGGTCGCCAAGAAGTCCACCCTCACCGGCGAGCACCTCGCCGAGTACGTGGCCTGA
- a CDS encoding VOC family protein: protein MDISIHATYLPHNDRDAAIAFYRDVLGFEVRNDVGYNGMHWITVGPPGQDVSIVLYPPEATPGITDSERAAITEMMAKGTFASINLATKDLDGVFERLQARDAEVVQEPVDQPYGVRDCAFRDPAGNMVRLQQLA, encoded by the coding sequence ATGGACATCAGCATTCACGCCACCTACCTCCCGCACAACGACCGGGACGCCGCCATCGCCTTCTACCGCGACGTCCTCGGCTTCGAGGTCCGCAACGACGTCGGCTACAACGGCATGCACTGGATCACCGTCGGCCCGCCCGGGCAGGACGTCTCCATCGTGCTGTACCCGCCGGAGGCCACCCCCGGCATCACCGACAGCGAGCGCGCGGCCATCACCGAGATGATGGCCAAGGGCACCTTCGCCAGCATCAACCTGGCCACCAAGGACCTCGACGGCGTCTTCGAGCGCCTGCAGGCCCGCGACGCCGAGGTCGTCCAGGAACCGGTCGACCAGCCCTACGGCGTGCGCGACTGCGCCTTCCGCGACCCGGCGGGCAACATGGTCCGCCTCCAGCAGCTCGCCTGA
- a CDS encoding helix-turn-helix transcriptional regulator, with amino-acid sequence MLRRVKDRIDREYAQPLDVEALARGVNVSAGHLSREFKRAYGESPYSYLMTRRIERAMALLRRGDMSVTEVCFAVGSSSLGTFSTRFTELVGMPPSAYRAEAAEATVGMPPCVAKQVTRPIRNREAPPVARK; translated from the coding sequence ATGCTGCGCCGGGTCAAGGACCGGATCGACCGCGAGTACGCCCAGCCCCTCGACGTCGAGGCGCTCGCCCGCGGGGTGAACGTCTCCGCCGGGCACCTCAGCCGCGAGTTCAAGCGCGCCTACGGCGAATCGCCCTACTCCTACCTCATGACCCGGCGCATCGAACGCGCGATGGCGCTGCTGCGCCGCGGCGACATGAGCGTCACCGAGGTCTGCTTCGCCGTCGGCAGCTCGTCGCTGGGCACCTTCAGCACCCGCTTCACCGAGCTGGTCGGCATGCCGCCCAGCGCCTACCGCGCCGAGGCCGCGGAGGCGACCGTGGGCATGCCGCCGTGCGTCGCGAAACAGGTCACCAGACCGATCAGGAATCGAGAAGCGCCGCCCGTGGCCCGCAAATAA
- a CDS encoding glycerophosphodiester phosphodiesterase encodes MPHTGRVQINHPYLSGTLPRAFAHRGWHLDELDGLENSLPAFQRAVAEGYAYVETDVHATADGVVVVHHDALLDRTTDAHGPIAKQTWSAVSRAKVGGRVPVSRLEDVLEELPQTRFNIDVKSDRAIVPFVKTVERMGAIDRVAAAAFSDNRLAAIRKLAGPKLITSMGPRSAAVLWASGWLPWARLGFLRRGEMAQVPSRQGAMTVIDRGFVRSAERAGVEVHAWTINERAHMERLLGLGVHGIVTDRPDVLREVLTERGAWPPAD; translated from the coding sequence ATGCCCCACACTGGTCGGGTGCAGATCAACCACCCGTACCTGAGCGGCACCCTTCCCCGCGCGTTCGCCCACCGCGGGTGGCACCTGGACGAGCTCGACGGGCTGGAGAACTCGCTGCCCGCCTTCCAGCGCGCGGTCGCCGAGGGCTACGCCTACGTCGAGACCGACGTGCACGCCACGGCCGACGGCGTGGTCGTGGTGCACCACGACGCGCTGCTGGACCGGACCACCGACGCCCACGGCCCGATCGCGAAGCAGACCTGGTCCGCGGTCTCCCGCGCGAAGGTCGGCGGCCGGGTGCCGGTGTCGCGGCTGGAGGACGTCCTGGAGGAGCTGCCGCAGACGCGGTTCAACATCGACGTCAAGAGCGACCGGGCGATCGTGCCGTTCGTCAAGACTGTCGAGCGGATGGGCGCGATCGACCGGGTCGCGGCGGCGGCGTTCTCCGACAACCGGCTGGCCGCGATCCGCAAACTGGCCGGGCCGAAGCTGATCACTTCGATGGGCCCGCGGTCGGCGGCCGTGCTGTGGGCCAGCGGGTGGCTGCCGTGGGCGCGGCTGGGCTTCCTGCGCCGGGGCGAGATGGCGCAGGTGCCGTCCCGGCAGGGCGCGATGACGGTGATCGACCGCGGGTTCGTGCGCAGCGCCGAGCGGGCCGGTGTCGAGGTGCACGCGTGGACGATCAACGAGCGGGCGCACATGGAGCGGCTGCTCGGCCTCGGGGTGCACGGCATCGTCACCGACCGGCCGGACGTGCTGCGTGAGGTGCTCACCGAGCGCGGCGCCTGGCCGCCCGCCGACTAG
- a CDS encoding transglycosylase family protein — protein MRKPRWRPSARAGARLALAALLALGAQLVAVPSASADPSAATWLKLRMCESSNRYTVNTGNGYYGAYQFDLPTWRSVGGQGRPDLATPAEQDYRALYLYRMRGWQPWECAGMLGLRNDKDARSKRVPTYAESAYIGGGPVPAPVAGAKPAWPGVVYAYGDCAEALKTFQLRMNAFGYGFTGTGCYYDKTRDAVLDLQRANGINDSGRLGPKTWNAAWEGKPPR, from the coding sequence ATGAGAAAGCCCCGCTGGAGACCCTCGGCCCGCGCCGGAGCCCGTCTCGCGCTCGCCGCGCTGCTGGCCCTGGGGGCCCAGCTGGTCGCCGTCCCGTCCGCGTCGGCCGACCCCAGCGCCGCGACCTGGCTCAAGCTGCGCATGTGCGAGTCCAGCAACCGCTACACCGTCAACACCGGCAACGGGTACTACGGCGCCTACCAGTTCGACCTGCCCACCTGGCGCAGCGTCGGCGGCCAGGGCCGCCCGGACCTCGCCACCCCCGCCGAGCAGGACTACCGCGCCCTCTACCTCTACCGCATGCGCGGTTGGCAGCCCTGGGAGTGCGCCGGCATGCTCGGGCTGCGCAACGACAAGGACGCCCGCAGCAAACGCGTCCCCACCTACGCCGAGAGCGCCTACATCGGCGGCGGCCCCGTCCCGGCCCCGGTCGCCGGCGCCAAGCCCGCCTGGCCCGGCGTCGTCTACGCCTACGGCGACTGCGCCGAAGCCCTCAAGACCTTCCAGCTGCGGATGAACGCCTTCGGCTACGGCTTCACCGGCACCGGCTGCTACTACGACAAGACCCGCGACGCGGTGCTGGACCTGCAGCGCGCCAACGGCATCAACGACTCCGGCCGCCTCGGCCCCAAGACGTGGAACGCGGCGTGGGAGGGCAAACCGCCCCGTTAG
- a CDS encoding thymidine kinase has translation MSTLGDTDPDPTDALSPLPSRNGSGTPARGRLRFCYGPMDCGKSTLALQINHNHARQGRRGMLLVRHDRSGEPRISSRIGITREATEVGADTDLRQLVRREWVAGRPLDYLIVDEAQFLSAAQVEQLAELADEVSLDVYCFGIATDFRSRLFPGAQRLFELADDLQPVQVEVLCWCGAPGRFNARVADGEVLREGDTVVVADTAPGVVENASSPHWETELATLRYQVLCRRHFRLGDLGPASPQHGQLRLT, from the coding sequence GTGAGCACCCTTGGCGACACCGATCCGGACCCGACCGACGCCCTGTCCCCGCTGCCCTCCCGCAACGGGTCGGGCACGCCGGCGCGGGGCAGGCTGCGGTTCTGCTACGGCCCGATGGACTGCGGCAAGTCCACGCTCGCGCTGCAGATCAACCACAACCACGCCCGGCAGGGCAGGCGCGGGATGCTGCTGGTGCGGCACGACCGGTCGGGTGAGCCGCGGATCAGCAGCCGGATCGGGATCACCCGCGAGGCGACCGAGGTGGGCGCGGACACCGACCTGCGGCAGCTGGTGCGCCGCGAGTGGGTCGCCGGGCGCCCGCTGGATTACCTGATCGTGGACGAGGCGCAGTTCCTGTCCGCGGCGCAGGTCGAGCAGCTGGCCGAACTGGCCGACGAGGTGTCCCTGGACGTGTACTGCTTCGGGATCGCCACCGACTTCCGCAGCCGTCTCTTCCCCGGCGCCCAGCGGTTGTTCGAACTGGCCGACGACCTGCAGCCGGTGCAGGTGGAGGTGCTGTGCTGGTGTGGCGCGCCGGGGCGGTTCAACGCCCGGGTGGCTGACGGCGAAGTCCTCCGGGAGGGTGACACCGTGGTGGTCGCCGACACCGCTCCGGGGGTAGTTGAAAACGCAAGTTCACCACACTGGGAGACGGAATTGGCTACCTTGCGTTATCAAGTACTATGTCGCCGCCACTTCCGCCTCGGCGACCTGGGGCCCGCGTCGCCGCAACACGGTCAGCTGCGGCTGACCTGA
- a CDS encoding RNA polymerase-binding protein RbpA: MADRVLRGSRLGAVSYETDRNHDLAPRRTVRYACPKNHEFEVPFSDDAEIPSVWECRLHGSESEIVDGAQPEQKKVKPPRTHWDMLLERRSIPELEELLNERLAELKGRRTSKSA, encoded by the coding sequence ATGGCCGACCGTGTTCTCCGTGGAAGCCGGCTGGGAGCGGTCAGCTACGAGACCGACCGCAATCACGATCTGGCCCCGCGCCGTACGGTGCGATACGCGTGTCCGAAGAACCACGAGTTCGAGGTGCCCTTCTCCGACGACGCCGAGATCCCCTCGGTGTGGGAGTGCCGCCTGCACGGCAGCGAGTCCGAGATCGTCGATGGCGCGCAGCCCGAGCAGAAGAAGGTCAAGCCGCCGCGCACGCACTGGGACATGCTGCTCGAGCGGCGGAGCATTCCCGAGCTCGAGGAACTGCTGAACGAGCGTCTCGCTGAGCTGAAGGGACGGCGTACGTCCAAGTCGGCGTAG
- a CDS encoding DUF2382 domain-containing protein: MTEIGTRYFADWAGHTLYHTSGEKIGHVEELWTDDEQGHPTWLTVRTGLFGTHDSLVPVQGVRPRDDGDLETTYPKDLIKDAPRVTPDPTAQGRHIDESEEQRLYRHYQVPQQAEPARETTGRDISGPATDDAMTRSEERLRVGTEQRERGRARLRKYVVTETEQVQVPVTREEVRVEREPITDANRGQAMDGPAISEEEHEVVLREERPVVDTEAVPVERVRLAKEEVQDTETVAGEVRKEHIEADTGRERRA, from the coding sequence ATGACCGAAATCGGCACGCGCTACTTCGCGGACTGGGCCGGGCACACCCTCTACCACACCAGCGGGGAGAAGATCGGCCACGTCGAGGAGCTGTGGACCGACGACGAGCAGGGCCACCCCACCTGGCTCACGGTGCGCACCGGCCTGTTCGGCACCCACGACTCCCTGGTGCCCGTCCAGGGGGTGCGCCCACGCGACGACGGCGACCTGGAGACGACCTACCCCAAGGACCTGATCAAGGACGCGCCGCGGGTGACGCCCGACCCGACGGCCCAGGGCCGCCACATCGACGAGAGCGAGGAGCAGCGGCTCTACCGCCACTACCAGGTGCCGCAGCAGGCGGAACCCGCGCGGGAGACGACCGGCCGGGACATCTCCGGCCCCGCCACCGACGACGCCATGACACGGTCGGAGGAGCGGCTACGGGTCGGCACCGAGCAGCGCGAACGCGGCCGCGCCCGGCTGCGCAAGTACGTGGTCACCGAGACCGAGCAGGTCCAAGTCCCGGTGACCCGGGAGGAAGTGCGCGTCGAGCGGGAACCGATCACCGACGCCAACCGGGGCCAGGCCATGGACGGGCCCGCCATCTCCGAGGAGGAGCACGAGGTCGTTCTGCGCGAAGAGCGGCCGGTGGTCGACACCGAAGCCGTGCCGGTCGAGCGGGTGCGGCTGGCCAAGGAAGAGGTTCAGGACACCGAGACCGTGGCGGGCGAAGTCCGCAAGGAGCACATCGAAGCCGACACCGGGCGGGAGCGCCGCGCCTGA
- a CDS encoding polyprenol monophosphomannose synthase: MAHAPRAARPIDPVLVVIPTYNERDNLPLILDRLHRALPEVHALVVDDGSPDGTGELADKIAAGDDRVHVLHRTEKAGLGAAYVAGFRWGLERDYRTIVEMDADGSHAPEDLPRMLAALGDTDLVLGSRYVPGGSLVNWPKHRELLSRAANLYSRLALGVRIKDVTAGFRAYRREVLEKLPLDEIASRGYCFQIDLAWRTVRTGFDVVEVPITFTEREIGQSKMSSAIIREALLRVGLWGARYRAEQVRSLLRRR, translated from the coding sequence ATGGCGCACGCGCCACGGGCGGCCCGACCGATCGATCCGGTGCTGGTGGTGATCCCGACCTACAACGAGCGGGACAACCTGCCACTCATCCTGGACCGGCTGCACCGGGCGCTGCCCGAGGTGCACGCCCTGGTGGTCGACGACGGCAGCCCGGACGGCACCGGGGAGCTCGCGGACAAGATCGCCGCCGGCGACGACCGCGTCCACGTGCTGCACCGCACCGAGAAGGCCGGCCTCGGCGCCGCCTACGTGGCCGGGTTCCGATGGGGCCTGGAACGCGACTACCGCACGATCGTCGAGATGGACGCCGACGGCTCCCACGCGCCCGAGGACCTGCCGCGGATGCTGGCCGCCCTCGGCGACACCGACCTGGTGCTCGGCTCCCGCTACGTGCCCGGTGGCAGCCTGGTGAACTGGCCCAAGCACCGGGAACTGCTCTCCCGCGCGGCCAACCTGTACTCGCGGCTCGCCCTGGGCGTGCGGATCAAGGACGTGACCGCGGGGTTCCGCGCCTACCGGCGTGAGGTGCTGGAGAAGCTCCCGCTGGACGAGATCGCCTCGCGCGGCTACTGCTTCCAGATCGACCTCGCCTGGCGCACCGTCCGCACCGGCTTCGACGTGGTCGAGGTGCCGATCACCTTCACCGAGCGGGAGATCGGCCAGTCGAAGATGAGCAGCGCCATCATCCGCGAGGCCCTGCTGCGCGTGGGGTTGTGGGGTGCCCGCTACCGGGCCGAGCAGGTGCGGTCGCTGCTGCGCCGCCGCTGA